The proteins below come from a single Streptomyces sp. M92 genomic window:
- a CDS encoding NAD(P)-dependent oxidoreductase — translation MTTNSEDRVSVLGLGAMGSALAGALVKAGHPTTVWNRTPGKHEDLVAQGAKAAATAGDAVRSGPLVIACLLDHASVHEVLDPLAGELAGRTLINVTTTSPAQSRELADWAARAGVAYLDGGIMAVPHMIGAPGSSILYSGSADVFRQHKPLLDVWGSSTYFGEDAGLASLYDLALLSGMYVMFAGFMHGAAMVAPAGVTAGEFAAMAAPWLTAMTGAFEGFAEVIDGGDYTVPGQQSLDFSDLGHILAAGSEQGIDNDAVAMVQRLIRRQADAGHGAEGFARIYESIRRPG, via the coding sequence GTGACGACCAACAGCGAAGACCGGGTGAGCGTTCTCGGGCTGGGGGCGATGGGAAGTGCCCTGGCGGGCGCCCTGGTGAAGGCCGGGCACCCGACGACGGTCTGGAACCGCACACCGGGCAAGCACGAAGACCTCGTCGCGCAGGGCGCGAAAGCCGCGGCCACGGCCGGTGACGCGGTCCGGTCCGGCCCCCTGGTGATCGCGTGTCTGCTGGACCACGCGTCGGTCCACGAGGTGCTCGACCCGCTCGCGGGCGAGCTGGCCGGACGCACCCTGATCAACGTGACGACGACGTCCCCGGCCCAGTCACGGGAGCTGGCCGACTGGGCCGCGCGCGCCGGCGTCGCGTACCTGGACGGCGGCATCATGGCCGTACCGCACATGATCGGCGCGCCCGGCTCGTCGATCCTCTACAGCGGGTCCGCCGACGTCTTCCGTCAGCACAAGCCACTGCTGGACGTCTGGGGAAGCAGTACCTACTTCGGTGAGGACGCCGGGCTGGCGTCGCTGTACGACCTCGCCCTGCTCTCGGGGATGTACGTCATGTTCGCCGGCTTCATGCACGGTGCCGCGATGGTCGCCCCGGCCGGCGTGACGGCGGGCGAGTTCGCCGCCATGGCCGCACCCTGGCTGACCGCCATGACCGGCGCCTTCGAAGGGTTCGCCGAGGTGATCGACGGCGGCGACTACACCGTGCCGGGGCAGCAGAGCCTCGACTTCTCCGACCTCGGCCACATCCTGGCGGCCGGCTCCGAGCAGGGCATCGACAACGACGCGGTCGCCATGGTGCAACGGCTGATCCGGCGTCAGGCCGACGCGGGACATGGGGCCGAGGGGTTCGCCCGGATCTACGAGAGCATCAGGCGACCGGGCTGA
- a CDS encoding aldehyde dehydrogenase family protein, with translation MSDLYIDGEWTRPAAGGRREVLNPYDASVVTTVDEADASDADRAVRAARRAFDEEEWADVPTRRRADLLLRVHSLLLRDKEDIARTETLDTGKTLTEARLDVEDVANAFRYYGELADKDGGRVVDVGPDVLSRVVHQPVGVCALIAPWNYPLLQASWKVAPALAAGNTVVLKPSEVTPLTTITMVRLIEEAGAPPGVVNLVLGAGATVGAALTSHPEVDLVSFTGGLATGRGIMAAAAEGPKKVALELGGKNPNVVFEDADFAAAVDYALDAAFLHSGQVCSAGSRLLVQDGLYDRFVEALAGRARAIRLGNGLDEGTESGPLSSAEHRDKVERHIAAALEEGARLVTGGARPDDPALSRGYFLLPTVFADCDRSMRIVQEEVFGPVVTVERFRTEDEAVELANDTRYGLAGGVWTSDASRAQRVAQRLRHGTVWINDFHPYVPQAEWGGFGHSGVGRELGPSGLREYQEAKHIYQNLSPAPSGWFKG, from the coding sequence GTGAGTGACCTGTACATCGACGGTGAGTGGACCCGGCCGGCGGCCGGCGGGCGGCGCGAGGTGCTCAATCCGTACGACGCCTCCGTGGTCACCACCGTCGACGAGGCGGACGCCTCCGACGCGGACCGTGCGGTACGGGCCGCCCGCCGGGCCTTCGACGAGGAGGAGTGGGCGGACGTCCCCACCCGCCGGCGGGCCGACCTGCTGCTGCGCGTGCACTCCCTGCTGCTGCGCGACAAGGAGGACATCGCCCGCACCGAGACGCTGGACACCGGCAAGACGCTGACCGAGGCGCGTCTCGACGTGGAGGACGTGGCGAACGCCTTCCGCTACTACGGCGAGCTGGCCGACAAGGACGGCGGCCGGGTCGTGGACGTCGGCCCCGACGTCCTCAGCCGGGTCGTCCACCAGCCGGTCGGGGTGTGCGCCCTCATCGCGCCCTGGAACTACCCGCTGCTCCAGGCATCGTGGAAGGTGGCGCCGGCGCTGGCCGCCGGGAACACCGTCGTCCTCAAGCCGAGCGAGGTCACTCCGCTCACCACGATCACCATGGTCCGGCTCATCGAGGAGGCCGGGGCGCCGCCCGGCGTCGTCAATCTGGTCCTGGGAGCGGGCGCGACCGTCGGCGCCGCCCTCACCAGCCACCCCGAGGTTGACCTGGTGTCCTTCACCGGCGGTCTCGCCACCGGACGCGGCATCATGGCGGCGGCCGCCGAAGGGCCGAAGAAGGTGGCTCTCGAACTGGGCGGCAAGAACCCCAACGTCGTCTTCGAGGACGCGGACTTCGCCGCCGCCGTGGACTACGCGCTGGACGCGGCCTTCCTCCACTCCGGCCAGGTCTGTTCCGCCGGTTCCCGACTGCTGGTGCAGGACGGCCTGTACGACAGGTTCGTCGAGGCCCTCGCCGGCCGGGCCCGGGCGATCCGGCTCGGCAACGGCCTGGACGAGGGCACGGAGAGCGGACCGCTCAGCTCCGCCGAGCACCGTGACAAGGTCGAGCGGCACATCGCCGCCGCCCTGGAGGAGGGCGCCCGGCTCGTCACCGGGGGCGCCCGTCCGGACGATCCCGCGCTGAGCCGCGGCTACTTCCTGCTGCCGACCGTGTTCGCGGACTGCGACAGGTCGATGCGCATCGTCCAGGAGGAGGTCTTCGGCCCGGTCGTCACCGTCGAGCGCTTCCGCACGGAGGACGAGGCGGTGGAACTGGCCAACGACACCCGCTACGGCCTGGCCGGCGGCGTGTGGACCTCCGACGCGAGCCGCGCCCAGCGCGTCGCCCAGCGGCTCCGGCACGGCACCGTGTGGATCAACGACTTCCACCCCTACGTGCCGCAGGCGGAGTGGGGCGGCTTCGGTCACTCGGGCGTGGGGCGTGAGCTGGGGCCCTCCGGGCTGCGGGAGTACCAGGAGGCCAAGCACATCTACCAGAACCTCTCCCCCGCACCCTCCGGCTGGTTCAAGGGCTGA
- a CDS encoding GMC family oxidoreductase, translating into MATPTPHGPETAYDYVIVGGGTAGCVLAARLSEDPECRVCVVEGGPSDVGDDRILRLRNWINLLGSEFDYGYTTVEQPRGNSHILHSRARVLGGCSSHNTLISFLPLPQDLDDWVARGCAGWDPATVLPYRDRLRTSIVPVAEADRNPIAKDFVTAAARALDVPVVDDFNAEPFADGAGFFSLAYEPEGNLRSSASVAYLHPVLDRPNLTVRLETWAHRLLTDEAGRTTRVAVRGPDGLPATVRAERELLLCAGAVDTPRLLLLSGIGPADQLRGLGIDVRADLPGVGENLLDHPESVIVWETAGPLPPNSAMDSDAGLFLRRETGQPRPDLMFHFYQVPFTVNTERLGYPTPEHGVCMTPNVPRARSTGRMWLRSSNPAEHPALDFRYFTDPEGHDERTIVDGLRVAREVAATDPLRDWLVREVAPGPEVTSYADLSEYGRRAAHTVYHPAGTCRMGAADDPMAVCDPELRLRGVEGVRVVDASVFPTMPTINPMVTVLLVAERAADLLTGRSGPRRQS; encoded by the coding sequence ATGGCCACCCCCACCCCGCACGGTCCGGAGACCGCCTACGACTACGTCATCGTCGGCGGCGGCACCGCCGGATGCGTGCTCGCGGCGCGCCTGAGCGAGGACCCCGAGTGCCGCGTCTGCGTCGTGGAGGGCGGCCCCAGCGACGTCGGCGACGACCGGATCCTGCGCCTGCGCAACTGGATCAACCTGCTCGGCTCGGAGTTCGACTACGGCTACACCACCGTCGAGCAGCCACGCGGCAACTCCCACATCCTGCACTCGCGGGCCCGGGTACTCGGCGGCTGCTCGTCCCACAACACGCTGATCAGCTTCCTGCCCCTCCCCCAGGACCTCGACGACTGGGTGGCCCGGGGCTGCGCCGGCTGGGACCCGGCGACCGTCCTGCCCTACCGGGACCGGCTGCGCACCAGCATCGTGCCGGTGGCCGAGGCGGACCGCAATCCCATCGCGAAGGACTTCGTCACCGCCGCGGCGCGCGCCCTGGACGTTCCGGTCGTCGACGACTTCAACGCCGAACCCTTCGCCGACGGCGCCGGCTTCTTCTCCCTGGCCTACGAGCCGGAGGGCAACCTGCGCTCCTCCGCCTCCGTCGCCTACCTGCACCCCGTGCTCGACCGCCCGAACCTCACCGTCCGCCTGGAAACCTGGGCCCACCGTCTGCTCACCGACGAAGCCGGGCGGACGACCCGCGTCGCCGTCCGCGGTCCCGACGGCCTCCCCGCCACCGTGCGCGCGGAACGCGAACTGCTCCTGTGCGCGGGAGCCGTCGACACCCCGCGGCTGCTGCTGCTCTCCGGCATCGGACCCGCCGACCAGTTGCGGGGCCTGGGCATCGACGTGCGGGCCGACCTGCCCGGGGTGGGCGAGAACCTGCTGGACCATCCCGAGTCGGTGATCGTCTGGGAGACGGCCGGACCGCTGCCGCCGAACTCCGCGATGGACTCCGACGCCGGACTGTTCCTGCGGCGCGAGACGGGACAGCCGCGGCCGGACCTGATGTTCCACTTCTACCAGGTGCCGTTCACCGTCAACACCGAACGCCTCGGCTACCCCACTCCGGAACACGGGGTCTGCATGACGCCGAACGTCCCGCGGGCCCGGTCCACCGGGCGCATGTGGCTGCGCAGCAGCAACCCCGCCGAGCATCCCGCGCTCGACTTCCGCTACTTCACCGACCCCGAAGGACACGACGAGCGGACCATCGTCGACGGTCTGCGGGTCGCCCGCGAGGTCGCCGCCACCGACCCGCTGCGCGACTGGCTGGTTCGCGAGGTGGCGCCCGGCCCGGAGGTGACCTCCTACGCCGATCTGTCGGAGTACGGGCGGCGTGCCGCGCACACCGTCTACCACCCGGCGGGCACCTGCCGGATGGGGGCGGCGGACGACCCGATGGCCGTCTGCGACCCGGAGTTGAGGCTGCGCGGCGTGGAGGGCGTACGCGTGGTGGACGCGTCGGTGTTCCCGACCATGCCCACCATCAACCCCATGGTGACGGTGCTGCTCGTCGCCGAACGCGCCGCCGACCTGCTCACCGGCCGCTCCGGTCCGCGGAGACAGTCATGA
- the betT gene encoding choline BCCT transporter BetT produces the protein MTGGPQHVPHTPEEAAEEAAPAGSGTLKPVVFFGSAALILAISLWAIVTPSGAEKAIGVAVDRISSWFGWYYFLAATLYLVFVVFIGVSKYGTVKLGPKHYKPDYGLFAWAAMLFAAGIGIDLMFFSVAGPVSHYLAPPQGSPETIEAARQAVVWTLFHYGITGWAMYALMGMVLGYFAFRYRLPLAIRSALYPVIGRRIHGRIGDAVDLAAIIGTVFGISVSLGIGVVQLNYGLKVLFDVPEGLPAQIALIVVAVVMATVSAVAGVDKGIRRLSQLNVLLAVLLMLYILIVGEPFRLLNALVQNVGDYVSGFPSMTLNTFAYDQPTEWLNAWTLFFWAWWIAWAPFVGLFLARISRGRTLRQFVAATLIIPFLFTGLFLAVFGNSALFVVRDGNTEFGRTAMALPEQGFYGLLEQYPGALFSAGLATFVGLLLYVTSADSGALVMGNLSSDLPTPVTDAAPWMRIFWALTTGLLTLAMLLVGGVQALTDATIIMGLPFSVVMFLIMIGLYLALRTERMREEALTTSLPASLSGRTTQQGPPGARNWRQRLARATTFPGRRAARRFVDDVCRPAFRDVAGELREQGAEATLLEGVSEENGLAHVGLNVPIGPSDVFVYRVWPVETPTPGFATRSVSTHDTYVRFEVQLSEGNQGYDVMGYTREQLIADVLDQYERHLEFLRLHHEATSRSALPDHRPDDPEAHLPE, from the coding sequence ATGACCGGCGGGCCCCAGCACGTCCCTCACACACCCGAGGAAGCGGCCGAGGAAGCGGCCCCGGCGGGCTCGGGCACGCTCAAGCCCGTGGTCTTCTTCGGTTCGGCCGCGCTGATCCTCGCGATCTCGCTGTGGGCGATCGTCACACCCTCCGGGGCCGAGAAGGCCATCGGCGTCGCCGTGGACAGGATCTCGTCCTGGTTCGGGTGGTACTACTTCCTCGCCGCGACGCTGTACCTGGTGTTCGTCGTCTTCATCGGCGTGTCCAAGTACGGCACGGTCAAGCTGGGCCCCAAGCACTACAAGCCGGACTACGGCCTCTTCGCCTGGGCGGCGATGCTGTTCGCCGCGGGCATCGGCATCGACCTGATGTTCTTCTCCGTCGCCGGCCCGGTCAGCCACTACCTCGCGCCGCCGCAGGGCTCCCCGGAGACCATCGAGGCGGCACGCCAGGCGGTGGTGTGGACCCTGTTCCACTACGGCATCACCGGCTGGGCCATGTACGCCCTCATGGGCATGGTGCTCGGCTACTTCGCCTTCCGCTACCGGCTGCCGCTGGCGATCCGCTCCGCGCTCTACCCGGTCATCGGCCGCCGCATCCACGGGCGGATCGGCGACGCCGTGGACCTGGCGGCCATCATCGGCACCGTGTTCGGCATCTCCGTGTCGCTCGGCATCGGCGTCGTACAGCTCAACTACGGGCTGAAGGTCCTGTTCGACGTACCCGAGGGGCTGCCCGCGCAGATCGCACTGATCGTGGTGGCGGTGGTGATGGCCACGGTGTCCGCCGTGGCGGGCGTCGACAAGGGCATCCGGCGGCTGTCCCAGCTCAACGTCCTGCTCGCCGTCCTGCTCATGCTCTACATCCTGATCGTGGGCGAACCCTTCCGGCTGCTCAACGCGCTGGTGCAGAACGTCGGGGACTACGTCAGCGGCTTCCCCTCGATGACCCTGAACACCTTCGCCTACGACCAGCCCACCGAGTGGCTGAACGCGTGGACGCTCTTCTTCTGGGCCTGGTGGATCGCCTGGGCGCCGTTCGTGGGCCTGTTCCTGGCGCGGATCTCCCGCGGCCGCACCCTGCGCCAGTTCGTCGCCGCGACGCTGATCATCCCGTTCCTGTTCACCGGTCTCTTCCTGGCGGTCTTCGGCAACAGCGCGCTGTTCGTCGTGCGGGACGGGAACACCGAGTTCGGCCGGACCGCGATGGCCCTGCCCGAGCAGGGCTTCTACGGGCTGCTGGAGCAGTACCCGGGCGCGTTGTTCAGCGCCGGCCTCGCGACGTTCGTCGGGCTGCTGCTGTACGTGACCTCCGCGGACTCCGGTGCGCTCGTCATGGGCAATCTCAGTTCCGACCTGCCGACTCCAGTGACGGACGCCGCTCCCTGGATGCGCATCTTCTGGGCCCTGACGACAGGCCTGCTCACCCTCGCCATGCTCCTCGTGGGAGGCGTGCAGGCGCTGACCGACGCCACCATCATCATGGGTCTGCCGTTCTCCGTCGTCATGTTCCTGATCATGATCGGGCTCTACCTGGCGTTGCGCACGGAGCGCATGCGGGAAGAGGCACTGACCACCTCGCTCCCGGCGTCGCTGTCCGGGCGCACCACTCAACAGGGCCCGCCGGGGGCGCGGAACTGGCGGCAGCGCCTGGCGCGGGCCACGACGTTCCCGGGCCGGCGGGCGGCCCGCCGCTTCGTCGACGACGTGTGCCGTCCCGCGTTCCGCGACGTCGCCGGAGAGCTGCGGGAGCAGGGCGCCGAGGCGACACTCCTGGAGGGCGTCAGCGAGGAGAACGGCCTCGCGCACGTCGGCCTGAACGTGCCGATCGGGCCGAGCGACGTGTTCGTCTACCGGGTGTGGCCCGTGGAGACGCCGACCCCCGGGTTCGCGACCCGTTCGGTCAGCACCCACGACACCTATGTGCGCTTCGAGGTCCAGTTGTCCGAGGGCAACCAGGGCTACGACGTGATGGGCTACACGAGGGAGCAGCTCATCGCCGACGTGCTCGACCAGTACGAGCGCCATCTGGAGTTCTTGCGGTTGCACCACGAGGCGACCAGCCGGTCGGCCCTGCCCGACCACCGCCCCGACGACCCGGAGGCACACCTGCCGGAGTAG
- a CDS encoding SpoIIE family protein phosphatase: MQGRSARRNRADRPSADLSGEEKSPGRWWRVRGRSVAGQVLFLQVVVAVFLIVGAVAGLTLQARNDAEEDAQARSRAVAETLAHAPGLIAALESGDPTAGLQPYVAAAHKGTGVDFIVVMAPDGTRLADTDPGLIGERAEGVERAAGGEPFTEIYEGDPSDAARAVVPVTGDGGSVLGLVAAGVTLETVGQSLRGQIPVILASAGVALLLAVGSAALVSRRLRRQTRGIGPSEMTRMYEHHDAVLHAVREGVLITGGDGRLVLANDEARRLLDLPEDADGRHVTELGLNHATVELLRSDRPVTDQVHLAGDRLVSFNTRRTAPYGGPSGNVTTLRDTTELRALAGTAETARERLDILHEAGVRVGTTLNVVRTAEELADVAVPRFADFVTVDLLGAVTGGEEPSGAPGRMRRAALRGVRTDHPFRPAGSVVPTEAAGTPAAAAPAGARAVLETDPAGVRAYGISSLVTVPLQARGIPLGLVRFWRTGTSEPFGPEDLTFAEELTARAAVAIDNARRFTREHTMAETLQRSLLPHALPHQSGLDIAYRYLPAQARVGGDWFDVIPLPGARVALVVGDVVGHGLHAAATMGRLRTAVQNFSTLDLPPDELLTHLDELVSRLDQEDPEGRSGEAVTGATCIYAVHDPVSGLCSISRAGHLAPMLVHPDGTVETPDVPLAPPLGLGGLPFESAELRLPEGSTLVLYTDGLVERRDRDIDTGLEMLRGTLAGAQDRTPEQICEAVLGGLLPEHRRDDVALLVARTRLLDRSHVADWDVPRDPAAVGAVRNACSRQLAAWGLDDLAFTTELVLSELLTNAIRHGSEPIHVRLLHERALICEVSDGSSTSPHLRRAATTDEGGRGLFLVAQLAQRWGTRYTATGKVVWTEQSLTEPTSAEGAPPDLAAFPDLDDL; this comes from the coding sequence ATGCAGGGGCGTTCCGCTCGAAGGAACCGCGCAGACAGGCCGTCGGCCGACCTGTCCGGTGAGGAGAAGAGCCCGGGCCGGTGGTGGAGAGTGCGTGGGCGCAGCGTCGCCGGGCAGGTGCTCTTCCTGCAGGTCGTCGTCGCGGTGTTCCTGATCGTGGGGGCCGTCGCGGGGCTGACCCTCCAGGCGCGCAACGACGCCGAAGAGGACGCGCAGGCGAGGTCACGTGCTGTGGCGGAGACCCTCGCGCACGCGCCGGGCCTCATCGCGGCGCTGGAGTCCGGCGATCCCACGGCCGGGCTGCAGCCGTACGTGGCCGCGGCCCACAAAGGCACGGGGGTCGATTTCATCGTCGTCATGGCACCGGACGGCACGCGTCTGGCGGACACCGACCCGGGGCTGATCGGCGAGCGCGCGGAGGGTGTCGAGCGGGCGGCCGGGGGCGAGCCGTTCACCGAGATCTACGAGGGCGATCCGTCGGACGCGGCGCGCGCGGTCGTGCCGGTCACCGGTGATGGCGGGTCGGTCCTGGGGCTGGTCGCGGCAGGGGTGACTCTCGAGACGGTCGGGCAGTCCCTGCGGGGCCAGATTCCGGTGATCCTGGCCTCGGCGGGTGTCGCACTGCTCCTCGCCGTCGGCAGTGCCGCCCTGGTCAGCCGACGGCTGCGACGTCAGACGCGGGGCATCGGGCCGAGCGAGATGACCCGGATGTACGAACACCACGACGCGGTGCTGCACGCCGTCCGCGAGGGCGTGCTCATCACCGGCGGCGACGGCCGGCTGGTCCTGGCCAACGACGAGGCGCGACGGCTGCTGGACCTGCCGGAGGACGCCGACGGGCGGCACGTCACGGAGCTGGGCCTGAACCACGCCACGGTCGAACTGCTCCGCTCGGACCGTCCCGTGACGGACCAGGTGCATCTGGCCGGGGACCGACTGGTGTCCTTCAACACCAGGCGCACCGCCCCGTACGGCGGCCCCTCCGGGAACGTGACGACGCTGCGGGACACCACGGAGCTGCGAGCCCTGGCCGGCACGGCGGAGACGGCCCGTGAACGGCTGGACATCCTCCATGAGGCTGGGGTGCGCGTCGGCACCACCCTGAACGTGGTGCGGACGGCGGAAGAACTGGCGGATGTGGCCGTTCCGCGGTTCGCCGACTTCGTCACCGTGGATCTGCTGGGCGCCGTGACGGGCGGCGAGGAGCCGTCCGGCGCCCCTGGCCGGATGCGGCGCGCGGCCTTGCGCGGTGTCCGGACGGACCATCCGTTCCGGCCGGCCGGCAGCGTCGTCCCGACCGAGGCCGCGGGCACGCCGGCGGCAGCCGCGCCGGCGGGGGCGCGCGCGGTGCTGGAGACCGATCCGGCGGGCGTGCGCGCGTACGGCATCAGCTCGCTGGTCACGGTGCCGTTGCAGGCCCGCGGCATTCCGCTGGGCCTGGTCCGTTTCTGGCGGACCGGGACCTCGGAGCCCTTCGGCCCGGAGGACCTGACGTTCGCCGAGGAGCTGACCGCCCGTGCCGCGGTCGCCATCGACAACGCCCGCCGCTTCACCCGCGAGCACACGATGGCGGAGACCCTCCAGCGCAGCCTCCTGCCGCACGCCCTGCCCCACCAGAGCGGCCTCGACATCGCCTACCGCTACCTGCCCGCCCAGGCACGGGTCGGCGGCGACTGGTTCGACGTGATCCCCCTGCCCGGTGCCCGGGTGGCGCTCGTGGTCGGTGACGTCGTCGGGCACGGGCTGCACGCGGCGGCGACCATGGGCCGGCTGCGCACCGCCGTGCAGAACTTCTCGACGCTCGACCTGCCCCCGGACGAACTCCTCACCCACCTCGACGAATTGGTCAGCCGCCTCGACCAGGAGGATCCCGAGGGCAGAAGCGGGGAGGCGGTCACCGGCGCGACCTGCATCTACGCGGTGCACGACCCGGTCTCCGGGCTGTGCAGCATCTCCCGGGCCGGGCACCTCGCCCCCATGCTGGTCCACCCCGACGGCACCGTGGAGACCCCCGACGTGCCGCTCGCCCCGCCCCTGGGGCTGGGCGGCCTCCCCTTCGAGTCCGCCGAACTGCGCCTGCCCGAGGGCAGCACCCTCGTCCTCTACACCGACGGTCTGGTCGAGCGGCGCGACCGCGACATCGACACGGGGCTGGAGATGCTGCGCGGCACGCTCGCGGGCGCGCAGGACCGTACTCCGGAGCAGATCTGCGAGGCGGTGCTCGGCGGTCTGCTGCCCGAGCACCGCCGCGACGACGTCGCGCTGCTCGTCGCCCGCACCAGGCTGCTGGACCGCTCGCACGTCGCCGACTGGGACGTCCCCCGTGACCCGGCCGCCGTCGGCGCGGTCCGCAACGCGTGCAGCCGTCAACTGGCCGCCTGGGGGCTGGACGACCTCGCGTTCACCACGGAACTCGTCCTCAGCGAACTGCTCACGAACGCGATCCGGCACGGTTCGGAACCGATCCACGTGCGGCTGCTCCACGAGCGGGCGCTGATCTGCGAGGTGTCCGACGGCAGCAGCACCTCCCCCCATCTGCGCCGGGCGGCCACGACCGACGAGGGCGGACGCGGGCTGTTCCTCGTGGCGCAGCTCGCCCAGCGCTGGGGGACGCGCTACACGGCGACCGGCAAGGTGGTGTGGACGGAGCAGTCCCTGACGGAACCGACCTCGGCCGAAGGGGCACCGCCCGATCTCGCCGCGTTCCCGGACCTCGACGACCTGTGA